One genomic region from Deferribacterota bacterium encodes:
- a CDS encoding cytochrome C, producing the protein MANEFSSCKACHNNIEAVSDNHNFKCIDCHSGNNKKRTKEEAHRGMECKNNPSDIECWDKTCGKCHYYQYKR; encoded by the coding sequence ATGGCTAATGAGTTTTCAAGCTGTAAAGCATGCCATAACAATATAGAAGCTGTATCAGATAATCACAATTTTAAATGCATTGATTGTCACAGTGGTAATAATAAAAAACGCACTAAAGAAGAAGCCCATCGTGGGATGGAATGTAAAAATAACCCATCAGATATAGAATGTTGGGATAAAACTTGTGGAAAATGCCACTATTATCAATATAAAAGGG